In Rutidosis leptorrhynchoides isolate AG116_Rl617_1_P2 chromosome 2, CSIRO_AGI_Rlap_v1, whole genome shotgun sequence, one genomic interval encodes:
- the LOC139893977 gene encoding uncharacterized protein, producing MAGFGSLAPKTKNLVVAGGLTGFVFGVYFYTMRAVGGSDELQVAIDKFESQKVTSEPEATSKV from the coding sequence ATGGCTGGATTTGGGAGCCTAGCACCAAAGACTAAGAATCTAGTGGTTGCTGGTGGTTTAACCGGGTTTGTATTTGGGGTCTATTTCTACACCATGAGAGCTGTTGGAGGTTCAGATGAGCTTCAAGTAGCTATTGATAAATTTGAATCTCAAAAGGTAACAAGCGAGCCCGAAGCAACATCCAAGGTCTGA